ACTTCCCCCGGATGACCTTCCGCTCGACCGCCGCGGAGCAGCTGGGCGGCGACCGGTACCGCATCACGGGCGATCTGACCATCAAGGACGTCACCAAGCCGCTCAGCATCGACCTGGAGTTCAACGGCAGCGCGACCGACCCGTACGGCAACGAGCGCGTCGGTTTCGAGGGCGGCACCACGATCTCGCGCTCGGACTGGGGGCTGACCTGGAACGCCGCGCTGGAGTCCGGCGGCGTCGTCGTCAGCGACAAGGTCAAGCTGGTCTTCGACATCTCGGCGATCCGGAACAAGCCGCAGGCCGGCTGACCGGGCGGCCGGGCCGTGCGCAGGGGCCCAGGGGCGGCGTGCGCACCGCCGGGCGCGTACCGCGACGTGGGCGGGACCTCGGTACGCGGGCGGCGGTACGTGTCAGAAGCCGCCGCCCCCGTCGAAACCGCCGCCGCCCCCGAAGTCCCCTCCCCCGCCGAAGCCGCCGCCGTCGAAACCGCTGCCGCCGCCGAAGTCACCGCCGCCCGAGCCGTCGGGGCCGCCCGGACCGCCGTCGTAGCCGGTGTAGTCGCCCCCTCCGTAGTCGGCGGCGTAGGCGGGGCCGGTCAGGGCCGAACCGAGCAGGGTGCCGACCAGCAGGCCGGGGAGCACCCCGCCGCCGAAGTAGCCGCCCGCCCAGGGGCCGTACACCGGGCCCGCGTCGTAGTAGGGGCGCGGACCGTACTCGGTCTGCACCATCCGCGTCATCGGGTCGTCCCCGTCCTCCAGGCGCGCCGCGTCGGCCGCGCAGACCGGGATCGGACGGCGGGCACCGGCGGGCGGCGGGGACCAGTCCACGTCCTTGACGGACGGGCCGTGCCGGGGGTCGAAGAAGCACGGCGGACGGCGCTCCGGCAGGGGCGTGCCCTCCCGCCGCGCGGCCAGTGAGGCGAGGGAGAACCGGCCGTCCTCCAGCTCCTCGGTCACCGCGCGTACGTCCCGGGGGTGCCCGGCGCCGTCCATGAGGGACTTGGCCTTCTCGTACGCGTCCAGCGCCCGCTCGTAGTCGGCGCGCATCGCGTCGTCGGCGCCCTTCTCGCCCGGGTGGAAGTCGAGCCGGTCGAGTTCCTCGCCGTAGGCGGTGATGTCCTCGTCCACGACGACCCGGAGCCTGGCGAGGGCCTGCCGGTCGCGCTCCTCCTGGCGGAGGCGGTTGCGGCGCAGCAGCGCGTAGATACCGGCGCCGCCCAGCACCACGACACCGCCGAGGGTGATCAGCCCGGTCGCGGTGCTGCCCCCGTCGTCGCCGGAGGCGCCGTCCCAGCTCGGCGGCGCGCTGCCGCGCGACTCGGCGAGCGCCTGGTCCACGAAGTTGTTCAGCTCCGTCGACGCCGCGACAGGGCCGGTGCCCCGGGCCCCGTCGGTGAGCGAACGGACGGTGGCCGGCGGCAGCACCCGGGCGTCGGCGGCGGCGTCGAACCGGTCGCCGAGCCGGACGGCGTAGACGCCGGACACCCCGGTCTCGGTGCGGAGCCGGTCCAGCAGGGTGTTGTCCGGCCCGAAGTCGGCGGTGTTCGGCAGGACGGCGACGAAAACGGGCTTGCCGGCGTCCTTGATCTTCTTCGTCAGCGCGTCGGCGTCCGACCGGGAGAGCTGGCCGGAGGCGCGCGGGTCGACGTAGACCGGGCCCTTCTCGAAGGCCGCGGCCACCGCGTCGGGGCCGGTGGCTGCCTGCGCGCCCGGTGCCGCGACGACGGCGGCGCCCGTGAAGGCGAGCAGCAACCCGGACAGAGTGGTGAAAAGCCTCGTCCTCATATCCACGACGGTACCGCCGTACGGCACGATCCGAGCGGTCGGAGATATGACGGAACGAGGACGGATCGGGTACGGGGCGGGGACGGGGCGAGGCGTCCGTGGGCAGGCGGCGCTGGGCGAGGCGGGGCCGTACCCGCGCCGGTACGGCCCCTCCCCCGCCCCGGCGCGTCGGTGGCCGGGGCGGGAGGGAGGCCGGGGGGTGCCGGGGGTCCGGTGGGACCTATCGGGCCTCGCGGGTGAGTCCGATCGTGTCGCGGTACCACTTGGCGCTGTCCTTGAGGGTCCTGACCTGGGTGTCGTAGTCGACGCGGACGATGCCGAAGCGCTTGTCGTAGCCGTAGGCCCACTCGAAGTTGTCCATCAGCGACCAGGCGAAGTAGCCACGTACGTCGGCGCCCTGTGCGCGCGCCTCGGCGACGGCCGCGAGGTGGTCAGCGAGATACGCGGTCCGGTCCGCGTCGGGGACGGAGCCGTCGGCGGCGACGGTGTCGTCGAAGGCCGCTCCGTTCTCGGTGATGACGGTGGGGACGGCGTAGTCCTCCTGGAGCCCCAGGAGGAGATCGGTGAGTTCGGTGGGGGTGATCTCCCAGTCCATGGCGGTACGGGGCAGGTCGCGCTCCACGCCGCGGGTGACCGGCAGCCCGTCGGCGTCCACGGGGGAGCCGGTCTCGGTGACGCCGGAGAACAGGGCGCCCCGGTAGAAGTTGACGCCGAGGACGTCCAGCGGCTGGGCGATGATCTCCAGGTCGCCGTCCTGGACGGGCAGTTCGGCGCCGCGCAGCGCCAGGTCGGCGACGACGTCCTCGGGGTAGCGGCCGTGCACGAGCGGGTCGAGGTAGAGCCGCCGGCCCTGGCCGTCGGCGCGGCGGCACGCCTCGCGGTCGGCCTCGCTGTCGGTCTCGGGCGTGGCCGTACCGAGGTTGAGGGTGATGCCGAGTTCCAGCGGGTTGTCGCCGGCGGCGTCGCGGATGCGCTGCGCGGCGAGGCCGTGCCCGAGCAGCAGATGGTGCACCGCGCG
Above is a window of Streptomyces sp. NBC_01498 DNA encoding:
- a CDS encoding GH1 family beta-glucosidase — encoded protein: MNATPVQDLARPVAAIKGLPADFRWGVATSAYQIEGAAAEDGRTPSIWDTFCRVPGAVEGGEHGDVACDHYHRMPADVELIAGLGVDTYRFSLAWPRIQPGGRGPANAKGLDFYKRLADELHGRNITPWITLYHWDLPQELEDEGGWPARDTAYRFADYAALAYEALGDRVEHWTTLNEPWCSAVLGYDAGVHAPGRKDFGDSIRAVHHLLLGHGLAAQRIRDAAGDNPLELGITLNLGTATPETDSEADREACRRADGQGRRLYLDPLVHGRYPEDVVADLALRGAELPVQDGDLEIIAQPLDVLGVNFYRGALFSGVTETGSPVDADGLPVTRGVERDLPRTAMDWEITPTELTDLLLGLQEDYAVPTVITENGAAFDDTVAADGSVPDADRTAYLADHLAAVAEARAQGADVRGYFAWSLMDNFEWAYGYDKRFGIVRVDYDTQVRTLKDSAKWYRDTIGLTREAR